One window from the genome of Rhinolophus ferrumequinum isolate MPI-CBG mRhiFer1 chromosome 22, mRhiFer1_v1.p, whole genome shotgun sequence encodes:
- the REN gene encoding renin, producing MDGWSRMPRWGLLLVLWGSCIFSSPADTGAFRRIFLKKMPSVRESLKERGVDVARFGAEGSQFPKRLSFGNSTSPVVLTNYLDTQYYGEIGIGTPPQTFKVIFDTGSANLWVPSTKCSPLYTACEIHSLYDSSESSSYMENGTEFTIYYGSGRVKGFLSEDVVTVGGVTVTQTFGEVTELPLIPFMLAKFDGVLGMGFPAQAVGGVTPVFDHILSQRVLKEDVFSVYYSRNSKNSHLLGGEIVLGGSDPQYYQGNFHYVSISKTGSWQIKMKGVSVRSATLLCAEGCMVVVDTGASYISGPTSSMRLLMETLGAKELSTDEYVVNCNQVPTLPDISFHLGGRAYTLTSADYILQDPYSDDDLCTLALHGLDVPPPTGPVWVLGASFIRKFYTEFDRRNNRIGFALAH from the exons ATGGATGGATGGAGCAGAATGCCTCGCTGGGGACTCCTGCTGGTGCTCTGGGGCTCCTGCATCTTCAGTAGCCCCGCCGACACTGGCGCCTTCAGACG GATCTTCCTCAAGAAAATGCCCTCAGTCCGGGAAAGCCTGAAGGAGCGCGGTGTGGATGTGGCCAGGTTCGGGGCTGAGGGGAGCCAGTTTCCCAAGAGACTCTCCTTCGGCAACAGCACCTCCCCTGTGGTCCTCACCAACTACCTGGAT ACCCAGTACTATGGCGAGATTGGCATTGGCACTCCACCCCAGACCTTCAAAGTCATCTTTGACACGGGATCAGCCAACCTCTGGGTGCCCTCCACCAAGTGCAGCCCTCTCTACACAGCCTGTG AGATCCACAGCCTCTACGACTCGTCAGAGTCCTCCAGCTACATGGAAAATGGGACGGAGTTCACCATCTACTATGGATCCGGAAGGGTCAAAGGCTTCCTGAGCGAAGACGTGGTGACT GTGGGCGGAGTCACGGTGACACAGACGTTTGGAGAGGTCACAGAGTTGCCCCTGATCCCCTTCATGCTGGCCAAGTTTGATGGGGTTCTGGGCATGGGCTTCCCTGCACAGGCCGTTGGCGGCGTCACCCCCGTCTTTGACCACATCCTTTCCCAGAGGGTGCTAAAGGAGGATGTCTTCTCTGTCTACTACAGCAG AAATTCCAA GAATTCCCACTTGCTGGGGGGAGAGATTGTGCTGGGAGGCAGCGACCCCCAGTATTACCAAGGCAATTTCCACTACGTGAGCATCAGCAAGACTGGCTCCTGGcaaatcaaaatgaaagg GGTGTCTGTGAGGTCGGCCACCTTGCTCTGCGCCGAGGGCTGCATGGTGGTGGTGGATACTGGCGCCTCCTACATCTCAGGTCCCACCAGCTCCATGAGGCTGCTCATGGAGACCCTGGGGGCCAAGGAGCTGAGCACAGATGAA TATGTCGTGAACTGTAACCAGGTGCCCACACTCCCTGATATCTCCTTCCACCTCGGAGGCAGAGCCTACACACTCACCAGTGCGGACTACATATTACAG GACCCCTACAGTGATGATGACCTGTGCACACTGGCCCTCCATGGTCTGGATGTCCCACCGCCCACTGGGCCTGTCTGGGTCCTAGGCGCCAGCTTCATTCGCAAGTTCTACACGGAGTTTGATCGGCGTAACAATCGCATTGGCTTTGCCTTGGCCCACTGA